Genomic window (Zingiber officinale cultivar Zhangliang chromosome 2B, Zo_v1.1, whole genome shotgun sequence):
GCTTGTCTCCATAGTTATAAGCATAGTGGATAAACCTTATGAACAAATCACAAATAGGTATGAAGATAAGGGGGCTTCCTAACGAATATCTCACTGTGGCCGGATTGAGTCAAAGACTTCATTGTTCAAGACAAATTTGTAATTTACTCAAGTCACGTAGTGTTGGATCGAGTTATAcatgagagggggtgaattaagtggttttgaaaaacttgttcttttcattttgagatcaaagtacgCAGCAGGAAAacacaaaaattaaaaagaaCAAGAAGACAGAGATAAACACGATCAGTTTTAATTACTTGGTTTGaaacctttggcgactcctacttcaagacatAAGTCCCTTgaacctatcaatgggtaatccactaaaatacctctttcgGAACTACCAAAAGAGGGTATCGAGtacaatgaaagaataagaaagagtATAACACGCTACACTTTTCTTTATACAACAATTAAGTACAATATTAAAATTTCGTTACCCAACACCCTCAAAGATGATTTGATCAGGCTCGGTGTTGGACGGCTCCTTAGCAGTAGTCGGGTGCAGTAGCGTCGTAGCAAGGCAGCAGTAGAAAGCCGGAACAGTCAAAAATCCAAACGGACGTGTACAAACTTGTAAAAGAGTTGTGTCTTGAATGCTGCTTAAACAGGGCTTATATAGGCTatgaaaggtgccttcaacctcctccaaggcgcctccacaagTAAAGTTTATACCCCAATCTTTGATGATGATAAAATCTACAAACTTCAAGTTTTATCCTCTAGAAGGAGCCTTCAAAGctcttcaaggtgccttccagcaagctcaaggtgcctccaacaacaatctttcgaaggccataactttaATTTTGACTCTGAACTCGGAATCAAGTTTTGTCAGTTTCCACTCTGCATTTGTCTCTACAACATAAggttagaaaaatatatacatGAACAGTTTATaaagatttatgagttagatcctgtcttcccgagaccagaaTATAGTCAGAGTCTaaatttagatttctaaaatagaTTTAAATTGGACCGAGGCCTACTATCCCCTCAATTAGGACGCCTCCTCACTTAgccactctcctccaatgacttaccttcacttacgaATTTACAGTCTATCGACTAGCCTCTCGACCTACCAGGTCTTCATGTTAGTTatcaggtccgcagacccaactggattttGACCAGCTGTCAGGCTTTGCGGACCAACTAGACTTCCAACCATATATCAAGTCagccctttgacctatttgggcttagcaccaactatcgggtcccatggacctagctggatttcagtttggtgtcaggtcctttaaacccttcaactcctgcacacttagtgaagaagttagaaaaagaaaaatcgaTCGAAAAATTCGTAGCGAGTACGCaacgaaaaagaaaaagaacaatgctaacaagaaccaatttacttggttcggagccttggtcgactcctactctaaggcccgcactcatcgagtgctttcgttgggcaatcactaatagttcttaaaaataatacaaatgaaagtacaagaacttttaaagaagaaatactgacaacaataaaggaaagaaaaagtagCACATTGTCAAAGAAGCTTTGCAGCGTCACAAGGGCACAACGCAGTAGAGTAGATGTCATTGTTATTTTTTGCTTCAGGGCTCAccatccttatataggaggctacgggcgcccggatcccttctgagcACCTGGACTGTGACGTAGCCCAGTCAACCGGTGAGCTCCACGTTGCGACGACTtgtggggataaaatttgccttccgggcgcccggaccaactctGGACGCCCGGATCCTTTGCTGAACCACCTTTCTCTATAAAGTCCTTCtactgcaagaaagagttagtccgaggtaaaataatagctaaactaccctgcaaaacagaagttagcacaattatagtaaaatatactagtaattagattccgtctcctcgagaccagaatctagtcatgatctcaacttagatttctgaaatgaatctaagttggatcggcgcttaagttccctacccgggaacacgtcctcacagtcactctcctccagtaacttaccttaacttacctgtcagacatcCGATCAACCCATCGACCAGTCTGTACTTCGTGCCAGCTactcggtcaacccgtcgacttaccaacactgagttagcacaatagataaaaatagtacagtaaacctagggttacctccctagggttgtttagcttcactcattaggacttccattgtccggcttcactcaccaggacttcctccgcctagcttcactcactagggcccgacttcattcaccgggacttccaccacctagcttcactcactagggtctggcttcactcaccaggacttccactacctaacttcactcactagagcccgacttcactcaccggggctttcaccacctagcttcactcactaggacccggcttcactcactgggacttccaccacctagcttcactcactagggtctgacttcactcaacaggacttccactttgcctaacctttggttaggacttacctttactAGTTATTTAGTCCTGACTAGGCTTCTCTCtccttgtcaaatatcaaaaccctagaggtcaattgcaccaacaaaaatctGATTATCAGtgtaacctgcaccaacaatctccctctttttgatgtaatgacaacctaggttaaagttaaaaaaaaaaacatgcaaaTAAGCATTAAACATGCAAAATTTAAGTGAGTTAGATTTTCTAACCTAACACACTATTCTCCCCTTTGGCATATATAAAAAATTGATACAACTCATTAAgcacaaattttcaattttttataaaAGTTTAAACAAAAGTTGCAAATATTTCAACCAATTGTTTGAATAATGTTTGGAAATTTTTGAACAATTTAAGTGAAGTTTaagcaaaataaataaattttgcaaactaagtttttcaaacaagttttcaaataataattttaaattcttaaattttgaaaCAACCATTGCAAATAGAAAatattatgttttaaaaataatattttcaagtaaACAAAGGTGaagtttttgtttagaaaaaaaaaactcaggTTTATTATAGGGAGGAGTagataaaaaattaaagtaatttgAAAGCAATCTTCtcaaattttcaaaagattttcaaataatgaaAATTGCATTTGCAAATTTGCAAAGCTGAATTTTGTAAaccatttccaaatattttgcaagtcaattttacaagtaagtcaaagattttcaaataatgttCAAAGAACGAAGGAACTTCAAATGTTTTTCAAGAGGGTTTTATGATATTTTcaaggaaatttttaataagtGTAAGAAACAAGTGTGaatgcataattttttaaaagcatttacTAAGTAAAATTTTAGTAAAGTTATTTTCCAAGTaagacttttgaaaaaaaaactttcaagaaAATTTCTTCCTAATTGTTGAGGAATctcttttcaaaagaattttctaagtcaatttttcaAAGTAGGGAAAAAAATTCTCATTtgaactttttcaaaaatatcgGAATAAACTATTTCATAAACTTCTAAATAAACCtttgaaaaaaatctaagtaaatatttgcaaagaaaaatttctaaaaaaatattttaaaagtaattttaaagaaagattttcaatgtaaatttaaaaaaaataaaataattttacataAAAGTTTtaagaaagattttcaaagtggaagaaaatttttcttaaaaaaatgctttaaaaaaatttttaggtaagaaataatttttcaagttaaaaatgattttatttttcaaaaaaaattcaaagcaaaTAATTTTTCGAAGATGTGTTGAAAGTAagttacaaatttaaaaaaaaaaaatcaaatcaatgttttaaagaaattcaaaatatttgaactttttctctcctttaagttaacactcccccttaagtCATACTAAGGTTTGGGTATGTTAAATTTTGCAACATATTTTTAAGACCCTTCCTCCCTCTTAACCTAGCAACTTTTGATTATTTTTGTTAGCTATACGAAGTTTTACCTAAGTTTTTAGGGGATTTAgtgttagtaacacttatgttcagtaagtatattatttacataagtatTTCTATATACGTAatataattgttcatttaagtttgattaaaataAGATCATTAAACAATTATTcttaaattaagttaagaaataattgttactaactcaataataaataatttgttactaactcaattaataatttaatacttatttgattaaaacaacttatattttatattaattgattgagctaattgattaatgaaagtaTTATTGGGTTTAGAGCACAGTGGAAGACATATACTAAATTATGGAtcttttcgtggtacatatagttttatacaaaataacataaaaacatacctcgagtccttGATGACCGTGAATGATATTATTGACATATAAGAGTCCCACGTGTGACTTCTCTAGTGGTATCTATgcacactagatcacgaacttgatacgATATGTTAGGTGCTAACCTCTTGGATCAATAAAaccttggaagcactaccgatctcttccgatggaagaaagcgaagaagaagttgacgagggagAAATGGAGAGAAGGAATTCGTCACTTGAATCTTTTCGAGGATGAttacttatagcctccaaggaatatgaagagttaaggtcttaattaattcatcatttataatCCTCATTAATtagaaagatgaagagttatagtaacttcttcatttatgaccttcattatgataactcttcaaattctccattaatcatcattacGATGACTTTTCAAATTCTCCATTAAttatcatgattatggctattcgaattctctcttctttgtatcaaataaatccatatttgatcttgatctagaCTAGTTTTCTATAtttcagaattaattaataatctaattatttcttattctgaaataatcaattgattaattttagtatccactaaaataatcaataatgttcatgtctacgtgaTATGCGTGTGACTCTTTAGATTTTATACACGAGACAGTGCAAATCCATACACaaactaaggtaaccgtctagcaacagtttttagccacccaacgtgataaaattaatatcagtcataaactataaactaccatgaaccgattactgtgtaattcaatctcttcatctaagcatacatcccaattaatttagtacattatgcatcattaccaaattaattattttacttgatttctaagatataatagacttctcttgaatgataaatcattcctcccatggtcatggatttcgagtcagtaatatctctatcaagcggtcaggatttaactcctaatccaagagagcgatgaatcctctattgactcaacattaTTCTCTctagacatgtatagacagagtttccctaacatactatcatccaaaacttttctAATATTGTTTGTCaaattaaacttttatcccttatTAAACTAGTCCTTAATTATCCAGctgggtaaactattattttggaggtacCAACTAATTTGacgcctccccctgaattattaaacTTAGGTTATATTTTAGTTAAGATTAATTAGGTTTTAGTCCAGGTTTAATTACTTGTAATTTATGTTCAATTTAagctttaaattttgaattaattaagttggttaaattatcgttaagatttaaattttattttaatttaaaatttattaaattatttgaattatctttgtttaaCCTATTAcatttaatatttaagtttttattaattattaattatgaattaattaaattatttttctttaaaggtttatctttaatatttgaCTTCTTATTATTTGCTGATTTTGAATTAGTatgatttaattttagttttatcaaattaattttatctataGGTTTAtccttaagatttaaatttttattaatttttaattgattgaattatctttgtttacgatcttatctttaatatttaaattgtaattttgGATAAAGATTTCTAGATCtagattataaaatattttatcaagaaaTATATTAATCTTATCTAAATCTATATTGACTTCGTCATTTTTAGGTTTTAAGTTTATCTTAAgatttgaattgattaaattattattgGATAGAGtattagttgaatttttcttagagGTAGAAATATTCAAGTTGATTTTatctatattattaaatattttattgagAAATATGTTGATTTCATCTATATTGATTTGGtcatcatttgaatttttagggttaattaaatttttattaattattttcagattatctaaattttataaattaattagatttattttgtaAGATAATATCCTGGGTTATTTTCGGGAGTATTATCAAATACATTATTTTCAcaaatattttcagaaatatctaAATTAACATGCATAATTTTTAAACTACTATTGACAGAGGTATTTTGATaattattactaaccttgagggCAACCTTTAATTCTATAGGTTTCTTTGTTGGATTGGACTCGAGTCTGGATTCGcttttgacttgatcctctagctctATCGGCTCTTCGTGAAGCTTAGTCAGATAAGTCTAAAACTCATAAGCATCCCGGTGTTCTCCAATTCTACATGTGATTTCATTAGAAAATAATTCTATAATTGGATTTATTACCTTTCTATTGGTTTCTATGTTTTGGGTTGATCGCCTTAGTGCCATGCTACAATCGAAGTCGTCATAAAAGTGAAAATTTtcatctgcatcctccacagaTTGAATTCATGCCTCATGGGCATCTCATATGGAAGTGGTTTGTTAACATTTAGCTCGAGCGTCTCTTTGTGTTCCATTTCAAATATctcgttaaaaaaaaaatcagaaggaATGTCCTAAGACTAGGTCTTTGATTAGTAGAgtttgaagtaaaaaaaaatatcgacgactcgagtggtgttgcaccaactttgagaaaaataaaataaaattatcaatttaaataaaatataaaagaactaaaatttgaaaagaaaataaaataatctcccctggcttgattggtggttgcaccaattcagagcggaaactgctctgataccacttattggatcgaatcgcacgtgagagggggggtgaatcacgtagttttgaaaaacttgttcttttcattttgagatcaaagtacaCAGTGGGAAAACATAGAAATTAAAAAGAACAAGAAGACAGAGATAGGCACAGTTAGTTTTACTTAGTTTGAAGCCTTTggtgattcctactccaagacccaggttcctctgacctatcgatgggtaatatactaaaatacctcttctgaAACCGCcgaaagaggggatcgagtacaatGAAAGAATAAAAAAGAGTGTAACACACTAGACTTTTCTTTATGTAATAATTAAGTACAGTATTAAAATTTCATTACCCAACACCCTCGAAGATGATCGGATCAGGCTCAGTGTTGGACGACTCCTTAGCAATAGTCGGGCATAAGAGTTGTGTCTTGAATGCTGCTCAAACGGGGCTTATATAGgctgtggaaggtgcctttaacctcctccaaggcgcctctacaataaagtttatcccccaatCTTCGATGATGATAAAATCTACAAACTTTGAGTTTTATCctctggaaggtgccttcaaagctcttcaaggcgccttccagcaaGCTCAATGCGCCTTCAACTACTGGTTTGACATAGCAatcttccgaaggccataacttttgactccaaACTCGGAATCAAGCTTTGTCAGTTGTCACGCATGTAGAATATGAAGGTCTACGTTTGTCTCTACAacataaagttagaaaaatatatgcatgaacagtttataaatatttatgagttagatcaTGTCTTCAcaagactagaatctagtcaggatctcaatttaggtttccgaaatggacctaaattggatcgacgcctactgtccacCCAACCGAGACATGTCCTCACTTAGCCACTCTCCtcaagtgacttaccttcacttatcaaTTTGTAGTCTATCGACTAACCTCTCGACCTACTAGGTCTTCGtgctagttgtcaggtctgcagacccaactggacttcagctggacttcttgctagatatcaAGTCGACCCTTTTACCTATCTGGATTTCGCAACAACTATCGGGCCCCGTAAACCTAGTTAGATTTCAGTCTGGTATCAACTGTCAAGTTTTTTAGATCTGTCAACTCCTGCACAAGGTTAGACAAACACCGCATCTAACTCTAATCTATTTGTCATACAACAAAATCTAATTATCAGTACAACCTACACCAACATATATAGTTCATGATCTTGTCGATCCACATTGGTGCAATCCCCAGCTTGGCCATCATTGCTTTCAAGAATAGCCATTCAATTGAATCAAAAGTCTTGCTCATATCAAATTTTCTGTGATTACGCATCTAATGAATACACTCAAAATCCAACATGATGTTATCACTTATTATCTTGCTTGGTATAAAAATGCTCTAGAAATCATTAATGATCTATTCTAAAGTGAGGTGGAGGTGGTTAGTGAGCACTTTAGCCACTATCTTGTAAATAACTTGGCACAGACTTATTGGCTAAAATTCTTTCATCAGCATAGGGTTGTCCATCTTTGATATTAATGTAACCATGGTATCGCTCCATTCTATCATTGGTTCACCCCTCATTTAGGAATTTGAGTTATGCACGTGTGGTATCCCTTTCCAGTTCTAGGATTTTTGATAAAACAATGCAAACGTTCAATCTGGTCTAGGAGCCTTATTAGGGTGCATATGAAAGAGCGCTCTTTTCACCTCATCCTCTGAAAAATGGTGCACACAGCATGGAGTGATTATTTAGAAAATACACTTTACCGTTTACCATCACATTCCGTCCCGTCTTTACGAACCAGAGGATTATTTTTATGCGGAGCTCGATACAGATCTTCCAGATTAATCAGCGCAAACGAAATATCTTACGccaactaaataataataataattaagaaAGCGAGCAAAATGGAGTGATTCCCAAATCATGATTGTTCGATCAATAATTGCTATCACTCTCGTGAAATGATGGCCGACGCAGATCCAGTTGTTGTGTGGACTCTGGAGCATCTCATTGAGTCATGTGGGGCATTTGCCAGCGACGAGAGACGACGCCATGGCCAGGAGACGGCCAGcaactcgttccttttctgtgctatTGATTGCACGATTCATTTCTCCCCCACCCCCACTGACTCACTCAATCCGTCGACAAAGATCGAATTTGTTGCTTTGCTCTGCTGAGGATCAAGGAAGCAGCAGCAGGGATTCTTCAGTTGTTGTGTGATGGCGACAAGATTTCGAAGAACTCGTTTGTAGGTGCGCACGATCTCTTGTAGGTCTTGAAATAAAACTCGCATTTTTGGATCTTTTCGTTGTTTTTGTCATCTTCTAAAAGATATCGAAGATGGCGTTGGCTCCCACTGTAATGGTAGTTTTGGGATCCCTAGCTTTTGGGATCTTCTGGATCTTGGCCGTCTTCCCGGCGGTGCCTTTCCTGCCTATTGGCCGGACCGCCGGATCCCTCCTCGGCGCCATGCTGATGGTCATGTTCCGGGTCATCTCCCCTGAGGAAGCTTACGACGCCATCGACCTCCCCATTCTCGGCCTGCTCTTCGGCACCATGGTCGTCAGCGTCTTCCTTGAAAGAGCCGACATGTTCAAGTATTTGGGGAAGCTGCTCTCCTGGAAGAGCCGAGGCGGCAAGGACTTGCTCTTCCGAGTCTGCCTGATCTCAGCCCTCTCCAGCGCCCTCTTCACCAACGACACCTGCTGCGTCGTCCTCACCGAGTTCATCCTCAAGATCGCGCGGCAGCATAACCTGCCCCCGCAGCCCTTCCTTCTAGCCCTAGCTTCCAGCGCCAATATCGGTTCTTCCGCTACTCCCATCGGTAACCCGCAGAATTTGGTCATAGCCGTCCAAAGCAAGATTTCCTTTGGCAAATTCCTGCTGGGCGTCCTTCCCCCCATGCTTCTTGGGGTGTTTCTCAATGCCGCCATTCTTCTAATTTACTACTGGAAGAAGTTGTCCGATGAGAAGGATGTCGAGGTAGCCTCTGTCTCTGCAGTGGCTGGCATAGGGGATCAGTATGTCGCATCTCACCACCGGTTTTCACCGGCAACAATGTCACACAAAGATTGGGATTCCATGGTTCCCTGCTCATCAGTCGATGGCAATTTTGCTCATGTTGAGACTTTGAGGAATCGAAGAATTTCGACCGAATCTTACTCGCATTCTGTCTCGAGCAGCAAAGCTGAGTTAACAATGCCACTAAATGGATTCAATGAGGAAGC
Coding sequences:
- the LOC122046737 gene encoding silicon efflux transporter LSI2-like, with protein sequence MALAPTVMVVLGSLAFGIFWILAVFPAVPFLPIGRTAGSLLGAMLMVMFRVISPEEAYDAIDLPILGLLFGTMVVSVFLERADMFKYLGKLLSWKSRGGKDLLFRVCLISALSSALFTNDTCCVVLTEFILKIARQHNLPPQPFLLALASSANIGSSATPIGNPQNLVIAVQSKISFGKFLLGVLPPMLLGVFLNAAILLIYYWKKLSDEKDVEVASVSAVAGIGDQYVASHHRFSPATMSHKDWDSMVPCSSVDGNFAHVETLRNRRISTESYSHSVSSSKAELTMPLNGFNEEAQASMSYTRSGSSMKGMKDEILFYSSEEKEATIERWKVLLWNWLVYLVTIGMLVSLLMGVNMSWSAITAALALIVLDFKDARPCLEKVSYSLLIFFCGMFITVDGFNKTGIPSALWDLMEPYARIDTASGTAVLAFVILFLSNVASNVPTVLLLGARVAASAAEISPAEETRAWLMLAWVSTVAGNLSLLGSAANLIVCEQARRSQSFGYNLSFLTHLKFGFPSTIIVTGIGLLLMR